The sequence ACAACAAACATCATTCTAATTCAAGTGAATGACTGTCTGTCCTCCCACTACATGGTTTCAATGCTGCAGTGATCGTTAATTATttgcactgaacaaaaaatagaaatcaaatatttcaaatattttactgcgttactgttcatataaggatatcaaattttaaataaattcattaggccctaatctatggatttcacatgactgggaatacagatatacatctattggtcacagataccttaaaaataaggtaggggcgtggttcagaaaaccagtcagtatctggtgtgaccatcatttgcctcatgcagcgtgacacatctccttcgcatagagttgatcaggctgttgattgcaataggcatgctgacagcaggagtgtccaccagagctgttgccaaagcaTTTAATTgaacaacgttgacatcagcaaaccgctcgcccacacgacgccatacacgctgtctgccatctgcccggtacagttgaaaccgggattcatccatgaagagcacacttctccagcgtgccagtggccatcaaaaggTGAACtgaagtcaggtcaagaccctggtgaggatgacgaacaCGCAGATGAGCTACCCTGaggcggtttctgacagtttgtgcagaaattcttcagttctgcaaaaacccacagtttcaaaagctgtcagggtggctggtctcagacgatcccgcaggtgaagaagccagatgtggaggtcctggtctgcggttgtgaggccggttggacgctctgccaaattctctaaaacgacgttggaggcggcttatggtagaagaTTGAACATTTTatttctggcaacagttctggtggacattcctgtagccagcatgccaattacacgctccctcaaaaatggagacatgtggcattgtgttgtgtgacaaaactgcacattttagagtggtgtttTATTATCCCCaccataaggtgcacctgtgtagtaatcatgctgtttaatcagcttcttgatatgccacacctgtcagctgaatggattatcttggcaaatgagaaatgctcactaacagggatgtcaacaaaatgtgtgcacaacatttgagagaaataaacttttgtGCGTTTGCAAAATTTcgggtatcttttatttcagctcatgaaacaacaCTTTTCATGTTATGTTTATATTCTGGTTCCGTGTATAAAGTTTCATTCACATCTAGCACGATAACTATAACAACAAAATCATTCTAATTCAAGCGAATGACTGTGTCCCCACTACATTGTGTTTCAAAGCAGCAATGAAGAGGTATCATCATTAGCAAGTCTGATACACGCTCCTCAGTGAGTCACATTTAAGCAGATCACCGGTACACAGATCCACACTGCAGCGATAACATGGATGTAAAACAAGGATGAAATCCTGTGGTTTACACATCCACTAACTGATTCCCATCTGTGCAGGAGCCCATGGTTCCGTCCCCATCCCCTCCCCGGGCCTGTTGAGCGTGACTGTAATTATAATTAATCCTAATAATCATGTTTTTAAAAGGTTGACGGCTGTGACAAAGATGTTCCTCTTTTATAAAAAGAAACAAGATCTGAAAAAAAGGGAACGTAAATAACAGTGATGGCCCCTGGggtccctattccctaaataaccTCTGAGCTGTGAGGCAACACTAATTGTCTCTGGCTCCACAGAGAGACTGTCAGACCACAGGCCTGCCTCTTGTCACAAAGCATCTTGTTACGGCAGGACACTTGTCAATCACTGAAAgtatatgtctgtctgtatgtctattATTTTTGCTCTTCTGTCTATCTGTGTTGTTCTGTTTCTCTCACAAGcaaacacactctctccctctctctgtcaatgcTCCCTCATTCGGTCTTTCTCTCCTTTTCATTACTTATCTTAAAGACACATAATCTCCCCTTCACTCACACTTGGTGTGTTTCTCTGTTGACCCTGCTCTTGTGAATTTTTAACAACAATAACAAAGGGTTATTATGAACTTCATTCTTATGAGGTCCATTTCATTATCTTCCACGGGAAATGTGATGACAACAATAtgactaattctctctctctctctcctctctctctctttttggtcACCTCAGGAACCCAGGCTATTCTGTTATCCTGCACAATGAGTGGAAGATGAGTCACTGAGAAGAGGtactggaagagagagagagaaggagataatgtgagagaggaagatagaCCATTATGGGGAGTCACACAGTGCTGTCCCACATCTTACCGATCCATTCTTCCTCCAGCCCCCTGGGACAATGCTAAGCGGACAGGAAGGGCCAGCCTGTATATTCGGGGGATGGGAAGGATGGATAAGGTGTATTCAGAGGAGCTGTGCCTATTCGCCGGTAGATACAGTGCCCCTGTCACGATTCCATCTCCTGGGATGTTATTAGAGGTACGTTGGAGCTGAGTGCATCCAGGAGTCATGCAACATAACTGTATGCCCTGTTCTCACGCTCACCTCTCTCTTCTGGGTCTTCTGACTTATTTAATGTGAAATAACATGTCCTCTTTTAGATGTAGATTTTGTATGAGGCATACTTTAAGTTGGCACTTGCTCCCATGTTTAATGTGCTGACATTATTATACTTTTCATGCGGCTATATAGACCTGCTCTTTATTAGGAAATCAGGAAGCTGAGTGGACGAAAATTATAAGTAAATGAAGTTCTGTGGACTATGAGAATCCGGTTCACCCTGAAGACTTACTTTATGACGTTAAAGCTCAGAATACAGTTCTCTCTATCCATAgtctgagcaaagtacagacctTCTGGCTTTGGTTACATTTCTCAGGAAGTCAGATagccagagaaacacacacacacacacacacacgcacacgcacacacacacacacacacacacacacacacacacacacacacacacacacacacacacacacacacacacacacacacacctgagaaaGGTCctatggagtgctgcagaaggGGGATGGCAGGACGGACGGCACTGCAGTGTGACAGTTATCTCAAATCACCTCTATGAGCACTCAAACCAACAAGCTACAGCTGTCTCCAGAGATCTGCTTGGTGATGGAACTCCAGCTCAACAAATGTGACATTACATGTATACCATTGTCATAGAGAAGAAACGAATTGTCAACAGACAAATTGCATTGAGATAGAATAGAATTACTCCCTACTCTCTGACAGAGGATTTTATCACGTCAAACGGCCTGCAGGGACTGTGGATGTCGGGGGGAAGAACAAGACGCCACAGGAGACATGGTGAGCAAAGAGCCGAATCACTTGCTCATTGGCCAATACACCAACAGCAAGACCGCCGACAAGCCGCCTGGCGCCATGACCGTGCGCTCCGTGCTGCTCAACCGCGACTCGCCGGACATCGAGAGCCGCCTCAAGCGCCGCCGCAACCGCACCCACCAGGTGCGCTTCAAAGACCTGGAGGATGGCGTTGTCGGCGGGACCACTGGCACTGGATCCAAGGGCCCCGAGAGGTCTGCCGCTGAGCGTGACAGCCCCCACCCCCTGCGGAAGAACACCCCCATGAGCCCCATGGCCCCCCAGGGATGGCTAACAGAGAGGTCAATGGGGGACGAGGTGTCCTCCAACCAGGCCTCGGTGGTTGGGGCTGTCCGAGGAGATATGGCAGATACTATTGAGGTAGTGGCAGCGTTTTTGGCTCGGGCACCCCCTCACCCGCTCACCCCGGGGCCCACGCGCCGTTGCTGGGCACCACCATCGCCCCCACGGCCTTGCTCCCTCACACTACCTCTCTCCCAGAGGCAGTGCGCCAGCATGGCCATCCCGACCTCCTCCTGCCTCAAGAAGCCCAAGCCTCCGGCGCCCTCGGCCGTCAGCACGCGCAACCGAAATGTGGGGGACTCAGTGGGGGTGAATGGGGATGACGAACAGGACGATAAAAAGGATGAGTACTACACTACCCGCAACCACATTTCAGAACCTGCATCTATAGATGGAAACGGCCCTGGGTCTAAGGCTAAACAGGGATTGGTGGACCAACCCCAGTGCCTCAGGACTAGCAAGGCTAACGCAGAGGCTAACGCTAGCTCCCCTGCTGTTGGCAATCACATGGACTCTTCCAGGCATGACCCTTCTTCTTCCCCTCCCCCAGTTTGGCTTCGGCACACAGCAGAGCCTTGCTACTGCGGTTCTGTGacctgtgggagggagggatctAAACGCCAGGGGAGTGCAGCTCTGTCCCAAGTGAGGAGGAGATGGCGCATGAAACGTGGTATCAGTGACCCGGGGAGGGAGGTGTCCTACTGTACCactcccacacagacagacagtccctGTGTCTCCCCTCCTAACTCCCCACCTCCCTCAACAGTGCAGCCCTgcacctccccacctcccttaACTGTACAGCCCTGCACCACCCAAACACAAACTGACAGTCTCTGTGCCTCCCCGCCTCCTCCCACTGTACAGCACTgcacctccccacctcccttaACTGTACAGCCCTGCACCACCCAAACACAAACTGACAGTCTCTGTGCCTCCCCGCCTCCTCCCACCGTGCAGCACTGCGCCTCCCCACCTCCCTCGACTGTGGAACCCTCCACCCCCAAAACTCAGACTGTGCCTCTCTATGCTTCCGTACCTAAAACTGTGCCAACCTCCACCCATCCATATTGTGAAACACCACCACTGGTGGTTCTGCCTTGCGCCTCCTCACCCCGGTCCATCTGTACATATCCCCCGAAAAAATCTGTGCTTCCTCCAACTGTTCTTCCATCTAAAGCTCAAACCACTCCACCTCTCGCTACACAAACTGAAACTGTCCCACCCAAACCAACATGCACCGCCACAGCTACAACCACAGCCTCAAATCCAAATTGTCCCACCGCACCACCAACTCCAACGATAGCCCCCTATACAGCCCCTAATTGCCATGACCCAAAACCAACTCCTGTTCTAGCCCCCTCCACTGCCCCAACTTGCCCCACCCCAACACCAACTCCAAATATAGCCCCTTGCACCATCCTAACACAAACTGCCCTATCCTGCTCTTCCTTAAATCAACTCATATCTCCACCTCCAACTGTGACATCATGCCACCCCCCAGCCCAAACTGCCCCTCCCTACATCTCCTTAATTCAGACCATACCACCTGGGAACCCGCCATGTCAGACCGTACCACCCTGCTCCTCCCAACCTCCAGTAGTACCTTCCTACTCCGCCCACATTCAAATAAAATACTGCTCCTCTCCCATTGTAAAAAGCTGCAACTCCCCGCCTCCAATGGTAAAATCCTACCATACACTTCCAACGGCGCCATCTTGTGCAACTCCAATAAAAACTGTGCCCCTCTACGCTTCCACGTTTCGCCCTGCGCCCCCCTACACCCCCCCACCTCAGGCCCAACACTGCAGCACTCAGGACAAGAGGGTGATAGAGTGGGAGtttaggggggagaggaggatacTTCCACCACCACCCCCGCCCCCTCCCCCGTACACACCACGCAAAGAGGGGGTGAGCTGCACCCCAGGCTCGGCCTGCCAGGCGCCCCTGCTCAGGCGGGCGAGTGAGAAGGAGAGGTCAGGAAGATCAGGGTCACCCCTGCCCTGTCCTCGAGCCAGCTCTCTGAAACACAGAGCTCAAACACCCTTGGTGAACCCTCTGGAAGGGAACCAGGTAGACCAGGGCTCCTCGCCCACCAAGGCcatctccagacccacctgcctGGGCCAGGCTCAGGCTCAGCTAGGGGCTCAGCTTGGGGCCCTCCATAAAATGCTCTGCTCTGGGACCAACACCCCCAACAGCCAGCAAGCTCTCCCCCCTGGCCAGTGCCTGTCCGGGGCCCGTGGCTGCTCTGGTACTGGAGGGGGCCCCACGGTTGGGcccctgacctccacccaggcTGACACCCTGAGGCAGGTGCAGGAGATCCTGGGGGGGCTGGTGTCGGGGGCCAGGAGTAAACTGGATCCGACCTGGGTAGCAGAGAAACTGATGGGCCCCAACGGGCCCCTGCACGACATCCGGAGCCTGCAGACCCAGCTGCACAGCATGGAGGGGGTCCTGGAGACGAGCCAGAACACCATCAAGGTCCTGCTGGACGTCATACAGGACCTGgagaagaaggaggcagagagagacgggtGAGTGAGTCCCACTGAGCCATACAATTACAGTCAGCTACAATAATACATTGTTGTGCCAACACATATTCGGCATTCAGCTCTGAATATTTCCTGAAAATTTAAATTAAAGGCTGATGACCATGAAAAACTCAGGACCATATTCATAATACCTGCTGggattatttaaaaaaagatatataaataaaaaatacgaCTACTTGAATTTTgagaatacattttttattaaattgGTTACTTTGaaaaaagaggagagaaaaaatTTGAAAACTAAGGGATTGATTAGTGGAATTATTTCAattttatttacactgaacaaaaatttgaacgtaacatgcaacaatttcaaagattttactgagttacagttgatataggaaatcaataatttgaaataaattaattaggccctaatctaaggatttcccatgactgggaatacagaaatgcatctgttggtcacagataccttaaaaaaatgggcctcacaatgggcctcaggatctcatcactgaatttctgtgcattcaaattgccatcgataaaatgcaattgtgttcgttgtccgcagcttatgcctgcccatactataaccccaccactaccatggggcactctgtttacaacattgacatcagcaaaccactcgcccacatgacgccatacacgtggtctgcgtttgaggccagttggacgtactgccagattctctaaaatgatgttggaggcggcttatggtagagaaattaacattaaattgtctggcaacagctctggtggacattcctgcagtcagcatgccaacagcacactctgtggcattgtgttgtgtgacaaaactgcacattttagagtggccttttattgtccccagcacaaggtgcacctgtgtaataatcatgctgtttaatcagcttcttgatattccacacctgtcagctggatggattatcttggcaaatttgtgcacaaaatttgagagaattaagctttttgtgcgtatggaacaatTCTGGGACttattatttcagctcatgaaacatggcaccaacactttacatgttgcgtaaagatttttgttcagtgtatttcacttattttaccaggtaagttgagtGAAAACACATTCTCAtctacagcaacaacctggggaataattacaggggatgaatgagcctattggaaactggggatgattaggtggccatggtggtatgagggccagatcgggaatttagccaggacactggggttaacacccctactcttgcgataagtgccatgggatctttagtgaccacagagagtcaggacacccgtttaacgtcccatctaaaagatagcttcagaggcaagccagcagtgggacgCAGGATGCTGCTGGCATTAGAAAACAGTTAGAAAGTTGGATTAAGAATAAAGGAATGAATGCCTTGGAGCACAGGAACACCAAAGGCCTGGAAAGTAAATGTCACACGTAAGTTGTCATAGCTCTGCTTCGAGAGGTAACCGTTTGTGCAAAGAATTTGTCCATTGCGAAAATGCATCAGCCCCAGACAATACAATGTGATCATATTGACACGATAACATGTTCTTTCTCATTCTGGAATCGTATTGAGGTTTATTGTTGGTAGATATCACTCCTTGGTAGATATCACTCATGTTGTGTTCTTCATATTACAGATGGACATTTGTTTTGTTTGAGCATTCCTGTTCCTCCACCTATCTATTTGTAGGCCAGTCCAGCCTTGTGACGCTGTAAATACTTTGGCAACCTGGCTGTGCAGTGCAGACATAATGAAATGTGCATTTGGTGaaaatgaggaggagaggagaaggggggagggTATGAGGAGGATATGCCAGATGAAAGAcagatgagaggggagagagagatagagatgaaaTCTGTGATTAAATCCAACACGTCAACAACAACTCAAAACTCTTTCCATATTCCGACCCAAATGTCCGAAACGTCAAACGATAAATAAATACGTAGCATATTTTTCTGTGGGATGAGTTACACCTAATTTCTCCATCATTTCCTCATTTTGGCGAGTAGCGATAGCGATCAGTGCTGATGATGAGGTAATGCGAGTGCAGGCGTTGGTTTTAGTTGCGGCGCAGGCTCTTAGTGTAAACCCTTTATGATTCCCATCAGCACTTTAATTAATCTACTTCCCACGTTTCTAAGCTGCTTACGGATTTCTCCACCATCGTTATCATACCAACATGTTAGATCAGAGGAGGTTAGGAAAACTCCAGGAGAGGAGTAGACATGCATGTGGTCTATGGAGAGAAAGTCTGTAATCATGAACGGTGTAATCACCAATGTAATGTGGTTGCTAATATGAACGCTTGGGTGGGATGACATATGACTGTACTCAGAGCCATATTTATAAACCGGGAAACGTTGCATTATATGACAACTGGTTGAAAATACGTCATATAACCAGATGGTCTCTGTTACAACCAGGTAAAGATGTATTTTTCCTACCAAGATCAAACGTTGGGGGAAGGAAGTCATATTTTGATTGTCATCCTTGTCTTGTAACCAGATTACGATCAGGTAAAGACGTATTTATCTGGTTGCTAAAAAGACGTTAACAAATCTTCTttattatacaaacagtataCAACCTGACCATGACGTCAAAAGGACGTAGTAAAAGACAGTGTTGGAGTACTCGAGTCCAGGACCAAGTTCATGACTTTTGACTCAACTTGGACTCGACCGTTGGTGACTTGGACTCGGACTCGCTTTCTCGACCATTGGTGACTCGGACTGGATAGTCTCCTACGATAAGCAGAGTATTAGCAGCACTGGGTGCGAGAAGTTCTGTTCTCTAGCAGTGGGAAGGATGCACACTAGACACACGCAGCCTACATCAGCTGCTAAGCTGCAGGGGAGCAAGCGATTATTGTGAGCAGACAGGCAGCCAAGCTCCTCTCCGGCTCCGCCTCCGATCGTAGCAGGCTACAAATCGTGCAAGCTACTCTCTTGCTTCCCCGCAACCACCAGTCACCAGCCTACTATTTAGCTTTGCCTGGTTAAGAAACACAAACTGCTTCACGAAATTGAAAACAATATTAGTATTGAGTTTAATAGTAAAACTACAGTCTagctatgtgtctctctctctctctgcttgagtATAGAAAAGTAGCCTGTCTTTGAATGGCTCGCTCTACCCTCAGACTTTCCCCCTGCATCTAATAGCCAGGTTCTGACAAGTCTTCTTTAGTTTTCACTCTGCAATAAAACACCTACACAAATATCAGTCGGCAATTACAAAAATGTAGCTGAGAGCCTGACTTACCATTAATTTATGTAGTAAATAAGTAGTTAAACACAGGTATTGAGTAGAACTTGTGAGGTAGTGATGAATAGTAAATTAGTTGTTTTTTTTCATGAGGGAGTGGCAATATAATGCCATCTGGTGGCGACTAGAAAAAAATGACATAAGACCGACTCGTGACTTGACCATTTGTGACTCGGACCTGGACTCGGACTTTAGCCATAGGGACTCGTGACTCGACTTGAGCACAGGAGACTTGGGACTCGACTCAGACTCAAGATTTAGTGACTCGACTACAACACTGGTAAAAGACGTCATCCTGTCGTCACAGCAACCAGTTTTGCCCCTGGGTGTGTATCACAGGGTTGACCTATCTTTCAAATCAATGATGTTTCTAATGGTCTTTAAAGCCTATAGAAGCATGTATTCTTCTCTCATAAGGTCTCTTGTTCTGAGATGGGTCTACATGTAAGGAATTCAGACTTGACTTTTACCTCATAAACAGAATTTTCCCCTGAAGATAAAGTCATGCTTTATGTAGCCGTCGGGGAGTCGGTTGGGGTAAAATCATTCAAAAGATATGATCAGGAGTGGGTTTCTGGATGAGGAGTTAGCAGGAGGAGAATCATGGGACTGAGGCAACACTTCATCATGATAAAAATAGAGCTAGCTACTTCTCAGATGAAGTGATGAAACCTAGCCAGGGACGATAAGACTGAGATCCTGCTTATTTccagtccctttctctctcacacacacaccctggatgcatacacacacacgcacgcacgcacgcacgcacgcacgcacgcacgcacgcacgcacgcacgcacgcacacacacacacacacacacacacacacacacacacacacacacacacacacacacacacacacacacacacacacacacacacacacacacacacatcccctctcctGACGCTGTGACTCAAGCCAAGGTGGCAGCTGTAATGGTCCCCTGGTGATGATGTCATCTGTGttttcccctccaggagacacTCCTACCGGACGGGCCAGGACATAGAGAACTGTGGCACGTGCAGAGACTGTGCCTGCATCATATACAGGTAAGGCAGGGGTTGaaagtgtatgcatgtgtgttttgagtgtgtgtgcgcatgtgtgtgcatATGAGTGCCTATGTATTACTGTAAAAGCCGAATGTGGGCATCCTATTCTACAGTAACATGCGGTTGGTTCACTGTCACTTCAAATCTCGTCCCTATTTGCGATTCAGTCAGTTTTATGGCTCGGCAGGATTACAACATCCACGAGGCAGTCTCTGTGCAGAGCAAGATTATCGCAACATTTAGGATATAGGCTAGTCATCTGACGCTTTCAAGTCTTAGGTGTGAATAATGCTGCAGCAGGTTTGTTCCCTGAGCCCAGTGAGGGGGATTGGTGAAGGCAGGCattccacactcacacacattcacGGACACATGAACAAAAATGCAGAAGACTCTTAAAGAGAtaaaggcacgcacacacacacacacacggatatgtatgcacacacgcacgggcgcacacacacacacacatacacgaaaAGTCACAAATACTGCTTAATCACCCCGTGGCtgttggaaatgtgaattgaaatcagtcaattaacaAACAGGATTTCACAGTTTACAGTAAGATGTATAATAGGCGGGTGAGCACTGGAGGATTACCATGAAATGGAAACCCATGTCTCTTAGTTGTAAATGTCAAAATCATGAGAACAAGGGGGAGTACGAAAGACAGGAGAGcagtggagggagagcggagagaaggagggaaagaaagtgagagacagagaaaacgGTGGAAGTTGGCCTGTCAGGTCCCTACTGAAATCTAAGCAAAACCAGagcgagagaggaaaagagaggaaggtagggagagagagagagagaaaaggcaagagacacacacaaaaaaggaAACCCAGAGACCGGCAGTATAGTGAGATGAGATGAAGTGAGCGAGAAAAGTctgcctgagagagagagtgtagaaagagagagagtgtagagagaaagagggagaatatGAGATAAGTCATGGAGAGTTTAGACAGGTATATCATCCTCACCATGTGATCTAGGTAACCCGGGCGGGTCTGGTGTCTCTCTATACTACTTAATGTTACCGTTACACACAATAGTATTGTTTTCTGGTCAAAGGAACACGTGTCATCATAGTGTCCCGTCAAGGCCTCTGCTGAGCTTGACGTGGATTTCACAGGCTTTAGTGAGCAGGCAATTCCTTTGAAGCTTAGTTGAGAATGGTCTGGCAGTGGATGGAAAGAGGTGTCAAAAAAAGAGAGGTGAGAAAGGACGTAGAGATAAAAGACACGAAAGACTCGCATGTTCTTGTTCTTCTTATTCTGATTGAAtatcaatatatttttttttacctttcatCTCAGTTAAGTTAGATCCGTGTAAATAGGTTGGTGTGTGTTTGATATTTATTGATTTTGAACGTCAATATCTTTTTTATTCTCTGTTTTTATGACTGGCTGTGTTATTATATTAACCCCCAGCACCACAGACTTCCCACAATCAAACCTTAGTCCTGGACGAAAAGCATGCGCAATAGaacatttttcattttttttgtcaagGACAAGGCTTAATCTATGTCCCGGAAACTGGACCATAATGTTTTACATTTTACAGTGACAGAACATAACATACTACTGTATCCTAGTCATGGAATTCTGtgacagagggagaagcgtccatccatgtataagGGTAAgaaagtctagctagctacattttcagattgtctacattttgtcagaaagtcgttttcatttcaagttaatgcatatattttcatttcaagttaaagcatATGGTCATGGCTACCAACTTGTTCATTCAACCCTTTGAAGACCAGCTCCACCCTCTGTCCCACTCTTCTGAAAATTCTCCTTTGTGCTAATTAATCCCCTCATATTGTACAATCTATCCCAAACATTATTGCAGCTCTACGATGTATTGTATATCTAGGTTGTATTTCATTATCCTCAGTAATGTAATTCCTCTGCAATATTTCACTGGTTGATGTTCTAACGTTACAGCTCCGTCCGTCATAGTCAATGCCAtacagggaagtgaccaagaacccgatggtcactctgacagcactccagagttcctctgtggagatgggagaaccttccagagggacaaccatctctgcagcactccaccaaacaggcctttatggtagagtggccagacggaagccactcctcagtaaaaggcacatgacagcccgcttggagtttgccaaaaggcacctaaagactctcagaccatgagaaacaagattctctggtctgatgataccaagattgaactttttggcctaaatgccaagtgtcacgtctggaggaaacctggcaccatcactacggtgaatcatggtggtggcagcatcatgctgtggggatgtttttcagcggcggggactgggagactagtcaggatcgaggaaaagatgaacggagcgaagtacagagggatccttgatgaaaacctgctccatagcgctcaggacctcagactggggacgaaggttcacctaacaacaggtcaatgaccct is a genomic window of Salvelinus alpinus chromosome 18, SLU_Salpinus.1, whole genome shotgun sequence containing:
- the LOC139543725 gene encoding mucin-2-like, with product MVSKEPNHLLIGQYTNSKTADKPPGAMTVRSVLLNRDSPDIESRLKRRRNRTHQVRFKDLEDGVVGGTTGTGSKGPERSAAERDSPHPLRKNTPMSPMAPQGWLTERSMGDEVSSNQASVVGAVRGDMADTIEVVAAFLARAPPHPLTPGPTRRCWAPPSPPRPCSLTLPLSQRQCASMAIPTSSCLKKPKPPAPSAVSTRNRNVGDSVGVNGDDEQDDKKDEYYTTRNHISEPASIDGNGPGSKAKQGLVDQPQCLRTSKANAEANASSPAVGNHMDSSRHDPSSSPPPVWLRHTAEPCYCGSVTCGREGSKRQGSAALSQVRRRWRMKRGISDPGREVSYCTTPTQTDSPCVSPPNSPPPSTVQPCTSPPPLTVQPCTTQTQTDSLCASPPPPTVQHCTSPPPLTVQPCTTQTQTDSLCASPPPPTVQHCASPPPSTVEPSTPKTQTVPLYASVPKTVPTSTHPYCETPPLVVLPCASSPRSICTYPPKKSVLPPTVLPSKAQTTPPLATQTETVPPKPTCTATATTTASNPNCPTAPPTPTIAPYTAPNCHDPKPTPVLAPSTAPTCPTPTPTPNIAPCTILTQTALSCSSLNQLISPPPTVTSCHPPAQTAPPYISLIQTIPPGNPPCQTVPPCSSQPPVVPSYSAHIQIKYCSSPIVKSCNSPPPMVKSYHTLPTAPSCATPIKTVPLYASTFRPAPPYTPPPQAQHCSTQDKRVIEWEFRGERRILPPPPPPPPPYTPRKEGVSCTPGSACQAPLLRRASEKERSGRSGSPLPCPRASSLKHRAQTPLVNPLEGNQVDQGSSPTKAISRPTCLGQAQAQLGAQLGALHKMLCSGTNTPNSQQALPPGQCLSGARGCSGTGGGPTVGPLTSTQADTLRQVQEILGGLVSGARSKLDPTWVAEKLMGPNGPLHDIRSLQTQLHSMEGVLETSQNTIKVLLDVIQDLEKKEAERDGRHSYRTGQDIENCGTCRDCACIIYSVEHDFRLQEGAVTRTWRVGDPPEGSPLAAVTPQPTTPHRQDSPLPVTPARPPHSGKKSRKKCFWFL